One segment of Clostridium saccharoperbutylacetonicum N1-4(HMT) DNA contains the following:
- a CDS encoding DUF2922 domain-containing protein, producing MEYVLAITFNTPGGTTSTLSITGVKPDITKEQAVSLMDTIISKNIFEVNAGELISKSGAKLTERKITKYDVAA from the coding sequence ATGGAATATGTCTTAGCTATAACATTCAATACTCCAGGAGGTACAACAAGTACTTTAAGTATAACTGGAGTTAAGCCTGATATTACTAAGGAGCAGGCTGTATCTTTAATGGATACAATAATTTCAAAGAATATATTTGAAGTAAATGCTGGTGAACTTATAAGTAAAAGTGGTGCAAAGCTTACTGAAAGAAAAATCACTAAATATGATGTTGCTGCTTAG